Part of the Desulfobacterales bacterium genome is shown below.
TCCGCTGCGCTCCATTGCCAGCCGGTTATGCGGACCGTTGGCAACAAGGAGACATCGAATATGAACAAAATCGTGATACCGAGCACATCTATAGAAGAGAAATGCGTTAATGAGGTGCTTGGATTAACTCGCAACAGATACAATGAACTTCAATATGAAGAAATCCTCGAACACAATGTGGATGTGTGCCGAATGGGAATTGAGGACGGAATCACGAGTAGCGATTATTCACAAATGCTTACAGAGCCAAGAATTGAGAAGGGGGACATCGTTATTGGTTTTACTGAAGGGCTCAATCAATACTGTAACAATGCGTGTCTCGAAAAGGAATATTATGGCACTGACTATCCTGAAGAAATAGCCAAGTACATAGACTGGGGTTATCAGTGTTGCTACGGCGATCCCAATAGAGATGAATCTGAGGACGTTTCTGACGTTGGGGCATCTGAAGAGAGTTTTAAGCGTTTTTTGGAAGAATTCGTGGAAAACCTTGGAGAACAGGTCGTTAAATTACAAGCTGAATATGTAAAACAGCATCCTGACGAATTCATTGGGAATGGCTAAGAACTGCCAACCAGAAGCTGAAGAGGGACCGGGAAAGGCCGCGGCGTTTTTGGTCGAATTCAGTTTACATAAATTTCCGGGCCGTGAAATAAGACTTTGGTTCTTCTTTCCCGGCCCCTTAGCAGCGGCGTTAGGCAAATGAATGAATAACCTCGATCGCTACAAAATGCTCGTTGATGGTGTGCCGAAGGACATTGCCTCGGTACCGTCCGAGTTTGTCCTTCATAAAAATGGTACTCTCAGTGTGGTGTGGGCACCTGTCGACTACATCAATAAAGGAGCCCGGATTGCTATCGTCGGTATCACCCCAGGATGGCAACAGGCTCAGGTCGCTTACAAGGTAGCCCAACAGGCCCTGAAAGGCGGCCTCAGCTACATAGATGCTTGTGCGTGTGCGAAAGGCCAAGCTGCTTTTGCCGGAGCCATGCGTAAGAACCTCGTTGCGATGCTTGATGAAATTGGTGTTGCTTCGGTCTTGGGCATTGCCTCGACTGTTGACCTCTTTAGCGGATTGCACCCCGACCTCCACACGACGTCAGTATTACGCTATCCGGTTTTTCACAACAATAAAAACTACACGGGCCATACTCCAAATTTACTGAAGAATGATTACCTTCGCTCAATGGTAGAGTCTTTGCTCTTGGAGGAGCTAATGGCGGTCTCACCTGTTTTGGTTGTTCCGCTTGGGAAGGCCGCCAATGAGTGTGTTCGACACGCGTTAACCATTTGTCAGGCAAACGTTTCTCTTTTGAACAAGTTTCCGCACCCCTCTGGAGCAAATGCTCACAGAGTGCGTCAGTTTAATGAGCAGAAGAAAGTTCTTGCGAACACTGTGGATAATTGGGGAAGGTCTGCCTAACATTTCGTTCACATAGGAGCGGAAAAAGCCGCATCCAAAGAGCTTTTCGTTAGGAATAACGAGAGAAAGGACATGATATGCCGCGGTACTGGGTAATGGCTCCCGTTCAGTCGAAGCCGTCAGGTCTATTCGACGCAGTATGGCAATTCGATCGTGACCAGAACGTGATATCCATCGGCTGGAGCCAGCTTGGCGATGTCACGGGCATAACCAGAGAAGAACTGGCCGAGTCTGTTTCCGCAGCCTACCCGGGCAAGCCTTCGCAAACCAAAGGGCTATACACAAACATGTTGTGGGCGTTCTACCACGAGATGCTTCCCGGTGACTACGTGATCGCACGGCGGGGGAGGAAGACGCTTGCTGGCGTGGGCAGGATCACCGGACCCGCCGCATACGCGCCGGCTCGGAATTCACACGTCGAGCATCCGGGATTCATAGACGTTGCTTGGCAAGACCAACCCCGCGACAAGCCTTTCTCTACGATTGTCTTTCCCATGCACACATTGGCGGAGTTTTCGGAGGACCAATTTCGAAGCGTTGTTGAAGGCTCTGGCCCTCCAATCTGCACGCCGGATGACGAACCCGAAGTCGATGACCCGAGTGAGTTCGTTCTGGAAAAGTACTTGGAGGATTTCATCGTCAGTAACTTCGTGACGATCTTCAAAGGACACCTGGGGCTTTTCGAGGATTCGGAAGGGAACGACGGTCAACAATACGCAACCGACATCGGCTCCATCGACATACTGGCAGTCGATGCACAGTCCAACGCATTCGTTGTGATTGAGTTGAAGAAGGGGCGACCCTCCGACAGAGTCGTCGGGCAGATCCTACGGTACATGGGATGGGTGAAGATGAATCTGTGTTCGGATGGACAGATGGTGAAAGGATTAATCATCTGTCGAGATCACGATCCGAAATTGACCTATGCCTTGGAAATGACGAACAACATCGACGTGCGATACTACAATGTGTCGTTCAAATTGAGAGA
Proteins encoded:
- a CDS encoding endonuclease NucS — its product is MPRYWVMAPVQSKPSGLFDAVWQFDRDQNVISIGWSQLGDVTGITREELAESVSAAYPGKPSQTKGLYTNMLWAFYHEMLPGDYVIARRGRKTLAGVGRITGPAAYAPARNSHVEHPGFIDVAWQDQPRDKPFSTIVFPMHTLAEFSEDQFRSVVEGSGPPICTPDDEPEVDDPSEFVLEKYLEDFIVSNFVTIFKGHLGLFEDSEGNDGQQYATDIGSIDILAVDAQSNAFVVIELKKGRPSDRVVGQILRYMGWVKMNLCSDGQMVKGLIICRDHDPKLTYALEMTNNIDVRYYNVSFKLRENP